The following nucleotide sequence is from Vigna unguiculata cultivar IT97K-499-35 unplaced genomic scaffold, ASM411807v1 contig_449, whole genome shotgun sequence.
gtacctttggtctcctttgtttttagcacactttggcaactttttagagacatatgagacacattttttgtctccttttgtgctagaacgaaattagccttgcacacaccatagctagctcttttgtctctcattttttgtaaccttatttgacctagtttctagaagctaggattaggtttttgtagagacatccttaggtatcttttatttgcttagaggcccctaaactcttctatataaggggtgctcctagacatgtaaaagggttgaacattttgaagtaaaaacactcttgtgtctcaaccatttgtgagagtttcctcccttgggactgaatacttttaagccttatcttgcatagcaagtggcagcacacatccactcatcttcaaggttgtcatggcttctagcctagccttgtagtggcgtgcttctcacattttttaccatttctttcctttccattttatgttttcttcttcctttaattgttcttggttttctatggtttatgtgctttccatttcctttttgtttgaatcaatccatcatcttcttctcttgagctttgtgaaggaaccttcacatctagatagcatgctatcttaatgtccagtggggatttcacttagctttcttaatcaactcacaccatattcaataatcttaaaaaggaacaagataatccttcatcatttggtatctagagctttggttttccttgaatatggtgttttcatgttctaaccttgtcttgttgtagctatcttggtatggttcaactccacttccatgacacacaaaaacagtgctggcagaaaacttgacgattttaaaacattaaactgcaccagctcagcggtccaaaaattacgtttttggtgtcaaaagaaagctctatgagtctagtttccagcaaaaaagaaccaacgcatttggagttctttggagaaagttatgatcaaattagtgagcaaagatcagatctgccaagaatacgtgaatcagcgttttcaggttttgttgtggcagtttggctacggtttttgcacctctttaagctcctaaatgtggttggataacatgtctttggatgcttagtctttgagcctcaaatccatgagtttaaatgcatgatagctacatgtttgtgtctttgtgtatgtcatgttgagtctttaaatgtgtctaacttttgcttgagtcatatgtcatatgttagcttgaagttttcttattcttgttttccaagtatttgaatcttgctttcactttatgtcttgcttgatgtatgctccatgaaattgattttggcctaaaacttgaggaactaagtgttcaagccacctaaaactctttctcaccattttatgaaactagttgtgaaaagaagaaaatttttgcaccaaatattgtctaaaaaccgagagcaatcttgctcattggtgaactaaaagtgtgtttttcactaagtATTATGCAACCagtttcatgcttgagaagtgggtgatattggcaaattagttccatgctttaacttggttatgatctttcttggtgtatgcatgatttaagacttgaagatgcttgtcaagtgctttccatagagtctttaaaatgtgcttttcttgttttagtcttgttaaaagttttgtctcaaacttttcttctttagagtttagctttccttgtttttgtgcttttcttgcttgtcactaggtgttctttgttttgtcttagtagttttcttttcttgaaactcttgggatgttgtggccgaatcacttgtcttgcatttgaaaggttttgaacaagtttttaaaagtgtttgcttcactcctttggtggatttgaGTGCTaaccttgccttgttactttgggagagtgatctaaacacttgggttacattttgggttggatttggtctctgttttcatgttgtctaacctctaatccatttattttgtctcggatttgagtgtttttgttgtaggaatcatggcaagttcatcaaatgcacctacactaaacaaaaacaatacattgatgagattgcttcaggatttggagttgtctaggaaggaggcctttgaacaattaagaaaagacaaggagcaaagtgacctaagaatccaagagcacattcaaaggcttgaagctaaagagcaagaaagagaggctaggaaaagagggcattctaggcgcaacccatcacaagagaagcaaactccaaagattcctaagttctatggaggaagtgatcccaaagtcttccttgattaggaagctaaagttgatcaaattttcaatgaaaatcatgtaaaggatcaaacacaagttgatctagtagttttaggatttttggagtatgccaatacttggtggcataaagtttgtgaGAATTAtaaccaagggccacccgcggcttcttggatggacattaaaactcttatgcgcgctagatttgttcctccctcctataggaaggaacttcttttgaagctccaaaggcttcaccaaggttctatgagtgtgagtgagtactttaaagaattagagtctcaaatgcgtagggttgaaataaaagagactaacaaagagaaaataaaaagatttgtgagtggtcttaggagagacatacgagaccaagtagagttgtatgagtactccactcttgaaaatgttttcacacttgcccttgggattgaaattcaattgaaaagaaaaagaagggcaaggaagagttactcacccaaccactactttagtcactcatggaagggaaaggataaaaagaaacatgataagttcccttctaactctcatcaagaaccaccaagtaaaagtaagtcaccaagtgatcacattcaccattccacttgttaaagatcaagttccattaaatgttttaaatgtttgggttataatcacattgctttaaattgcccaaccaaaaggaccatgatcttaaagaagagtaatgatgttgaaagtgaacactcatctccccattctctttcaaaagaatcttcttcctctagtaaaactaaaatttttgagaaagaccctatgttattaaggcgcatgataggtcaagatcaaagtgagcttgagccaactcaaagagaaaacatttttcaatctaggtgcaaaattaacaaatgggtttgctctctaattatatggaggaagtagtacaaatgtagctagcacaaggttggtggaaaagcttagcttagagaccattcctcatgctaagccctacaagcttgcttggataagtaaagagggagaaatagatgtcaataaacaagtcctaattaacttctctataggaagctacaaagatgaggtgctatgtgatgttgttcccatggaagtcacacatatcttactaggtaggccatggcaatttgataaacaaactttacatgatggctataccaaccaatacattttcttcaaaaatgggaaaaagacaactttactacctctatcacctcaagaagttaataaggatagaaatataataagaaaagataaagaagaaaaagaaaaggggcaagctttcaccaaggttttacttgcctacaaaaaaattcttccaaagcaagatgtgcatcactcttccttcttttcccaagccaaaaaggaaggcccaaagcataagcaagagaggaagagtaggggtaatacccttagaaaggatggaacaaaagctcataaaagggaggcgcaaatcctcccccaaatcaagtcaagttccatccacaaaggcttcaagaatttgtggtcaaattctctccaagaaggggaggatgatgaaggattgaccccaaccaaggatgaaggcacatgcttaagaagactaagcatgtttagaaaggaagttcactaatccttcatcccttttcatttgtgtttattatttttgattcccaaagttgacttagttgaatcaactttagttgacttgttgacctttgactaggtttgacttattgactatagttgacttgacttaagccaacatgctaatctatgtttatttgctttgtaggttaattaggagtaagaaagcaatgctaggtggcgcatggtgattggggagcataaatgatgtggaggagagagtaaagcaaaggcataaagcatcaagtaaaagccatgaagcaagtgtacctatgtacctttggtctcctttgttttagcacactttggccactttttagagacatatgagacacattctttttctccttttgtgctagaacgaaattagccttgcacacaccatagctagctcttttgtctctcatttttgtaaccttatttgacctagtttctagaagctagggttaggtttttgtagagacatccttaggtattttttatttgcttagaggcccctaaactcttctatataaggggtgctcctagacatgtaaaaggcttgaacattttgaagtaaaaacactcttgtgtctcaaccatttgtgagagtttcctcccttgggagtgaatacttttaagccttatcttgcatagcaagtggcggcacacatccactcatcttcaaggttgtcatggcttctagcctagccttgtagtggcgtgcttctcacattttttaccatttctttcctttccattttatgttttcttcttcctttaattgttcttggttttctatggtttatgtgctttccatttcctttttgtttgaatcaatccatcatcttcttctcttgagctttgtgaaatgaaccttcacatctagatagcatgctatcttaatgtccagtggggatttcacttagctttcttaatcaactcacaccatattcaataatcttaaaaaggaacaagataatccttcatcaaaatgAAATCATAAGTAATGTGCCAAATGGTATAGACAGAACTCAGTGGGCTCATTTGTTACTTATCGTCTAAAACCGGAAACATTGGTACAAGTTACATTATTTGAATGGTGTGAATTGTTTgtgtagatatttttttattgttgtgtgaacttacaattttgtttgttcataggagaattgtaaaaaaaatagagaaaatcgCAAAAAGCAAGTAATTCCTCATACTGGTGGTTCTAAACCTATGTCAAGAAGAAGACATGAGATGGTAATGATAGTAGTTAACATGATactatactatttttaatttttactatttaacttaacttctctttttatttagtttttggaaACTGGACAACTGCCTAGTCGGGGAAAGTTATACATTGATACTCCTAAAAGAAAGGATGTATCATTTGTAAATGATGCGGCAAAGGCTATATCGGTTAGTTGTaccataatatgatattttcgTGCATTTTCCTTCAATTTTTAGCGTTTTCACTACATATTGTTGTATGTCTATAGGAACAAATTGAAGTGGGTTTGACTCAAAGCACTAATGATGAATCAGAGGTTTCTCCTAATGATGTTGTTGGTAGAGTGTTAGGCGCAGAGCATTCTGGGAGGGTTCGATGCATGGGTTTAGGAGTAGCTCCTACTAACTCATTTAGAAATACAAGATTTCAACTTTCGAATTTAAGCATTGCTTCATCTAGTGCTGCCACATCATCAACATCTTCTGATCAATGGCAACAGAAGTACACTAATTTAGAATCCCAAATTCAAACCACCTTGGGTGCACTAAAAGCCTACATGATAATGAAGGAAAGAAAGATCCCTGATGAATTAACTGCCTTCTTTGATCCTCAATCACAAGTCAGTTATGTCCAGCCTTTGCAACATTTAGggtgttgatgatgttttttaggatgaaactattttagtgtgttatgaactttgagtaagtatggattaagttgtaattgtttcaatttaaattgcttttatgttaatatgttgattttgagaatcaaaagttctaatgatatatatttgagcactttggttgaagtatttgattgaagtttacaaaaaatattgttgatgtaaaaatataagtacCTCAAATGATGACATACATTGTCAAGTATAATACGAAAttctaattacaaacaaaatattactttttttatgagatttgaataatgtaagaaaaatacaGTATTAAatctacaaattaaataatacaaacgaaacaagttaaaatttttacaGTATAATCCTCAAATTGAGGAGGGTATTAACTcccacaaaaaaaatgaaaaataggaattttggaaTCAAATAGGTTTTTGGAAATAAAAGAGGTTTTAAACCCCTACAAAATATTAGTCATGAATAGGAGAGGTTATAACCCTCCATTAAAAAACTTCCACAATATAAACATGATACCAGAGGTTATAGAAAATCTCCACAAATAACTTGTGGGGAACCTAACTGTGGAGGTTTGAAAAATCTCTGcaaattattttgtggagggtAAAAAACCCcactaaaagaaattaaaacctccacaatttaataaaactataatatcatatttttatgagataattttatattatatttaaataaaaaaaggaacgTATAGGttactattaaaaaatgtgtattttttattc
It contains:
- the LOC114171963 gene encoding uncharacterized protein LOC114171963 — its product is MSRRRHEMFLETGQLPSRGKLYIDTPKRKDVSFVNDAAKAISEQIEVGLTQSTNDESEVSPNDVVGRVLGAEHSGRVRCMGLGVAPTNSFRNTRFQLSNLSIASSSAATSSTSSDQWQQKYTNLESQIQTTLGALKAYMIMKERKIPDELTAFFDPQSQVSYVQPLQHLGC